In Brienomyrus brachyistius isolate T26 chromosome 3, BBRACH_0.4, whole genome shotgun sequence, the following proteins share a genomic window:
- the LOC125738730 gene encoding regulator of microtubule dynamics protein 2 isoform X1 has protein sequence MLQMRKRVRWGKIIALWDIRRVIGVRRVGRLTTPVRDWCQASPERMAQTDTRLLVLGALAGAAGVSLAVIWYRSRQQSHIRSPPTPHLSSNAQWVSLGRGPPVELKLDRQQEIQEHLCALVQCVSELKEEVLALKKALPQLQDLVQDELRGHRSVSGPRTPRRRRVPGSSRGERESSEEGESEGGYVTAHTDTEDDEEVPARAGGVADKLSLLLKRVDGLHKGSDAEKKEGFRALEDMKDEFGGNEQFLWRLARAYKDCHDMATSLEDKKVYAEAGKSIGSEAVAVTPTSAECHQWYAIMCGLMSDYESVQNRIKNGYLFKDHLDKAIELNPEDPLSYYLLGRWCYAVAQLSWIERKIAATLFGEPPSATVHDALRNFLKVEEIQPKYSKFNYVFIAKCYKDLGQMQEARRMCEAASALRILSKEDEEAQTMLESLHSSISF, from the exons ATGCTGCAGATGCGGAAGCGCGTGCGCTGGGGAAAAAttattgcattgtgggacatACGGCGAGTTATTGGGGTGCGCCGAGTTGGGAGGCTAACGACGCCGGTTCGCGATTGGTGCCAGGCGTCACCggaaag AATGGCCCAAACGGACACCAGGCTCCTGGTTTTGGGTGCCCTGGCTGGGGCTGCTGGTGTCAGCTTGGCTGTGATCTGGTACCGGAGCCGCCAGCAAAGCCACATCAGGAGCCCCCCCACACCACATCTCTCCAGCAATGCCCAGTGGGTCAGCCTGGGCAGGGGGCCGCCTGTGGAGCTGAAGTTGGACAGGCAGCAGGAGATTCAGGAGCACCTGTGTGCCCTCGTCCAGTGTGTCTCCGAGCTCAAGGAGGAGGTGCTGGCTTTGAAGAAAGCCCTCCCTCAGCTCCAGGACCTGGTGCAGGATGAGCTGCGTGGGCACCGCTCTGTCTCTGGACCCCGGACCCCTCGCCGGAGGAGAGTCCCTGGGAGCAgcaggggagagagggagagctcTGAGGAAGGCGAGAGCGAGGGAGG GTATGTGACTGCGCACACGGACACCGAAGATGATGAGGAGGTGCCAGCCCGCGCCGGAGGGGTGGCGGACAAGCTCAGCCTTCTCCTGAAGAGGGTGGATGGTCTTCACAAGGGCTCAGATGCAGAGAAAAAGGAGGGCTTCAGGGCCCTGGAGGACATGAAGGACGAG TTTGGAGGGAATGAGCAGTTTCTCTGGCGTCTGGCTCGGGCGTACAAGGACTGCCATGATATGGCCACTAGCCTCGAGGACAAGAAAGTTTATGCGGAGGCCG GAAAATCCATTGGAAGTGAAGCTGTCGCGGTGACACCGACATCTGCCGAATGTCACCAATG GTACGCCATAATGTGCGGACTCATGTCGGACTACGAATCCGTGCAGAACAGAATCAAGAATGGCTACCTCTTCAAG GATCACCTTGACAAAGCCATAGAGCTGAATCCTGAAGATCCCCTGTCCTACTATCTCCTGGGCCGCTGGTGCTACGCT GTGGCCCAGCTGTCTTGGATAGAGAGGAAAATAGCAGCTACATTGTTTGGAGAGCCTCCCAGTGCCACTGTCCATGACGCTTTGCGGAACTTCCTCAAG GTAGAGGAAATCCAACCTAAATACTCGAAGTTCAACTACGTATTTATAGCTAAG TGTTACAAGGACCTTGGACAGATGCAGGAGGCCAGAAGAATGTGTGAGGCTGCTTCTGCGCTGCGCATACTTTCCAAAGAG GATGAGGAAGCTCAGACGATGCTTGAGTCTCTCCACTCTTCAATCAGTTTCTGA
- the LOC125738730 gene encoding regulator of microtubule dynamics protein 2 isoform X2 has translation MYLFRMAQTDTRLLVLGALAGAAGVSLAVIWYRSRQQSHIRSPPTPHLSSNAQWVSLGRGPPVELKLDRQQEIQEHLCALVQCVSELKEEVLALKKALPQLQDLVQDELRGHRSVSGPRTPRRRRVPGSSRGERESSEEGESEGGYVTAHTDTEDDEEVPARAGGVADKLSLLLKRVDGLHKGSDAEKKEGFRALEDMKDEFGGNEQFLWRLARAYKDCHDMATSLEDKKVYAEAGKSIGSEAVAVTPTSAECHQWYAIMCGLMSDYESVQNRIKNGYLFKDHLDKAIELNPEDPLSYYLLGRWCYAVAQLSWIERKIAATLFGEPPSATVHDALRNFLKVEEIQPKYSKFNYVFIAKCYKDLGQMQEARRMCEAASALRILSKEDEEAQTMLESLHSSISF, from the exons ATGTACTTATTCAG AATGGCCCAAACGGACACCAGGCTCCTGGTTTTGGGTGCCCTGGCTGGGGCTGCTGGTGTCAGCTTGGCTGTGATCTGGTACCGGAGCCGCCAGCAAAGCCACATCAGGAGCCCCCCCACACCACATCTCTCCAGCAATGCCCAGTGGGTCAGCCTGGGCAGGGGGCCGCCTGTGGAGCTGAAGTTGGACAGGCAGCAGGAGATTCAGGAGCACCTGTGTGCCCTCGTCCAGTGTGTCTCCGAGCTCAAGGAGGAGGTGCTGGCTTTGAAGAAAGCCCTCCCTCAGCTCCAGGACCTGGTGCAGGATGAGCTGCGTGGGCACCGCTCTGTCTCTGGACCCCGGACCCCTCGCCGGAGGAGAGTCCCTGGGAGCAgcaggggagagagggagagctcTGAGGAAGGCGAGAGCGAGGGAGG GTATGTGACTGCGCACACGGACACCGAAGATGATGAGGAGGTGCCAGCCCGCGCCGGAGGGGTGGCGGACAAGCTCAGCCTTCTCCTGAAGAGGGTGGATGGTCTTCACAAGGGCTCAGATGCAGAGAAAAAGGAGGGCTTCAGGGCCCTGGAGGACATGAAGGACGAG TTTGGAGGGAATGAGCAGTTTCTCTGGCGTCTGGCTCGGGCGTACAAGGACTGCCATGATATGGCCACTAGCCTCGAGGACAAGAAAGTTTATGCGGAGGCCG GAAAATCCATTGGAAGTGAAGCTGTCGCGGTGACACCGACATCTGCCGAATGTCACCAATG GTACGCCATAATGTGCGGACTCATGTCGGACTACGAATCCGTGCAGAACAGAATCAAGAATGGCTACCTCTTCAAG GATCACCTTGACAAAGCCATAGAGCTGAATCCTGAAGATCCCCTGTCCTACTATCTCCTGGGCCGCTGGTGCTACGCT GTGGCCCAGCTGTCTTGGATAGAGAGGAAAATAGCAGCTACATTGTTTGGAGAGCCTCCCAGTGCCACTGTCCATGACGCTTTGCGGAACTTCCTCAAG GTAGAGGAAATCCAACCTAAATACTCGAAGTTCAACTACGTATTTATAGCTAAG TGTTACAAGGACCTTGGACAGATGCAGGAGGCCAGAAGAATGTGTGAGGCTGCTTCTGCGCTGCGCATACTTTCCAAAGAG GATGAGGAAGCTCAGACGATGCTTGAGTCTCTCCACTCTTCAATCAGTTTCTGA
- the LOC125739480 gene encoding cytochrome P450 1B1 isoform X1, with translation MTSEEISEVIRGRYLLLTSLALLVAVHLYLWIQRYLRLRCPPGPFPWPIVGNAAQLGCAPHLYFTHMAKKYGNVFQIKLGNRTVVVLNGDVIRTALIKKGAEFAGRPDFTSFRVVSNGKSMAFGNYSEQWKAHRKVAQSTVRAFSTINMKTKKTFESHVVSEVRELLYLLLEKSAEKKYFEPRSYLITSIANVMSAVCFGKRYSYTDSEFRAIVGRNDQFTKTVGAGSIVDVMPWLQYFPNPIKSIFINFKKLNTEFYDFIQNKVSEHRTTINSSIIRDMTDAFIFAMNRKLNGPLGVFLDKEHICPMINDIFGASQDTLSTALQWIILILVRFPDVQARLREEVDKVVERSRLPTIEDQPRLPYVMAFLHEAMRYTSFIPVTIPHATTNNTTIEGYHIPKGTVVFINQWSVNHDPGRWMNPEVFNPLRFLDAGGALDKDLSSNVLIFSMGKRRCIGEELSKMKLFLYTTLLTHQCLFSADPESPPKMDYEYGLSLKPKSYKITVAHRDTMDLLDSFVEKLLDGVKTEDRAG, from the exons ATGACTAGCGAGGAGATATCTGAGGTCATCCGAGGACGTTATTTACTACTGACGTCGCTCGCTTTGCTTGTGGCTGTGCACCTGTATTTGTGGATTCAGCGGTACCTGCGCCTTCGCTGCCCTCCGGGACCGTTTCCTTGGCCGATTGTCGGAAATGCCGCTCAGCTTGGATGCGCACCTCACCTGTACTTCACTCATATGGCAAAGAAATACGGTAATGTTTTCCAAATCAAGCTGGGTAACCGAACCGTTGTGGTTCTTAACGGTGATGTTATCAGGACGGCGCTCATCAAAAAAGGAGCTGAGTTCGCTGGTCGGCCAGATTTTACTTCTTTTCGGGTCGTTTCAAATGGGAAGAGTATGGCTTTCGGTAACTACAGCGAACAGTGGAAAGCGCATCGAAAGGTCGCACAGTCCACGGTCCGGGCGTTCTCGACCATCAACATGAAGACCAAAAAGACATTTGAGAGTCACGTTGTGAGCGAGGTCAGGGAACTGCTCTACCTGCTTTTGGAAAAATCTGCAGAAAAGAAGTACTTTGAACCGCGATCATACCTCATTACATCCATCGCAAACGTAATGAGCGCCGTTTGTTTTGGGAAGAGATACTCTTACACCGATTCGGAGTTTCGGGCGATTGTGGGGAGAAACGATCAATTCACCAAAACGGTGGGTGCTGGGAGTATTGTGGACGTCATGCCTTGGCTTCAGTATTTTCCAAACCCGATTAAAtctatatttattaattttaaaaaactCAACACGGAGTTCTACGATTTCATCCAAAACAAAGTTTCCGAGCACCGGACAACCATTAATTCTAGCATCATTCGAGACATGACTGATGCTTTTATTTTTGCCATGAATCGGAAACTAAATGGCCCGCTCGGTGTTTTCCTGGACAAAGAACACATCTGCCCCATGATAAACGACATTTTTGGAGCAAGTCAAGATACACTATCAACCGCTTTGCAATGGATCATACTGATACTTGTAAG ATTTCCTGATGTCCAAGCACGACTTCGAGAGGAGGTCGACAAAGTGGTGGAGCGGAGCAGACTCCCGACCATCGAGGACCAGCCGCGATTGCCGTACGTCATGGCCTTTCTCCACGAGGCCATGCGATACACCAGCTTCATCCCCGTCACCATCCCACACGCGACAACCAACAACACTACCATCGAAGGCTACCACATTCCAAAGGGCACCGTGGTCTTCATTAACCAGTGGTCGGTCAACCATGACCCCGGCAGGTGGATGAATCCAGAGGTTTTTAACCCCCTGAGATTCCTGGATGCCGGTGGGGCTCTGGATAAAGATCTGAGCAGCAATGTGCTGATATTCTCAATGGGAAAACGTCGCTGCATAGGGGAGGAACTGTCCAAGATGAAACTCTTCCTTTATACGACCCTGCTGACTCATCAGTGCCTCTTCTCAGCTGACCCAGAAAGCCCCCCCAAAATGGATTACGAGTACGGCCTGTCCCTGAAGCCCAAAAGCTACAAAATAACAGTCGCACACCGTGACACCATGGACCTGTTGGACTCCTTCGTGGAGAAGCTGTTGGATGGCGTGAAAACAGAAGATAGAGCAGGTTAA
- the LOC125739480 gene encoding cytochrome P450 1B1 isoform X2, translated as MRTSPVLHSYGKEIRFPDVQARLREEVDKVVERSRLPTIEDQPRLPYVMAFLHEAMRYTSFIPVTIPHATTNNTTIEGYHIPKGTVVFINQWSVNHDPGRWMNPEVFNPLRFLDAGGALDKDLSSNVLIFSMGKRRCIGEELSKMKLFLYTTLLTHQCLFSADPESPPKMDYEYGLSLKPKSYKITVAHRDTMDLLDSFVEKLLDGVKTEDRAG; from the exons ATGCGCACCTCACCTGTACTTCACTCATATGGCAAAGAAATACG ATTTCCTGATGTCCAAGCACGACTTCGAGAGGAGGTCGACAAAGTGGTGGAGCGGAGCAGACTCCCGACCATCGAGGACCAGCCGCGATTGCCGTACGTCATGGCCTTTCTCCACGAGGCCATGCGATACACCAGCTTCATCCCCGTCACCATCCCACACGCGACAACCAACAACACTACCATCGAAGGCTACCACATTCCAAAGGGCACCGTGGTCTTCATTAACCAGTGGTCGGTCAACCATGACCCCGGCAGGTGGATGAATCCAGAGGTTTTTAACCCCCTGAGATTCCTGGATGCCGGTGGGGCTCTGGATAAAGATCTGAGCAGCAATGTGCTGATATTCTCAATGGGAAAACGTCGCTGCATAGGGGAGGAACTGTCCAAGATGAAACTCTTCCTTTATACGACCCTGCTGACTCATCAGTGCCTCTTCTCAGCTGACCCAGAAAGCCCCCCCAAAATGGATTACGAGTACGGCCTGTCCCTGAAGCCCAAAAGCTACAAAATAACAGTCGCACACCGTGACACCATGGACCTGTTGGACTCCTTCGTGGAGAAGCTGTTGGATGGCGTGAAAACAGAAGATAGAGCAGGTTAA
- the LOC125738730 gene encoding regulator of microtubule dynamics protein 2 isoform X3: protein MAQTDTRLLVLGALAGAAGVSLAVIWYRSRQQSHIRSPPTPHLSSNAQWVSLGRGPPVELKLDRQQEIQEHLCALVQCVSELKEEVLALKKALPQLQDLVQDELRGHRSVSGPRTPRRRRVPGSSRGERESSEEGESEGGYVTAHTDTEDDEEVPARAGGVADKLSLLLKRVDGLHKGSDAEKKEGFRALEDMKDEFGGNEQFLWRLARAYKDCHDMATSLEDKKVYAEAGKSIGSEAVAVTPTSAECHQWYAIMCGLMSDYESVQNRIKNGYLFKDHLDKAIELNPEDPLSYYLLGRWCYAVAQLSWIERKIAATLFGEPPSATVHDALRNFLKVEEIQPKYSKFNYVFIAKCYKDLGQMQEARRMCEAASALRILSKEDEEAQTMLESLHSSISF from the exons ATGGCCCAAACGGACACCAGGCTCCTGGTTTTGGGTGCCCTGGCTGGGGCTGCTGGTGTCAGCTTGGCTGTGATCTGGTACCGGAGCCGCCAGCAAAGCCACATCAGGAGCCCCCCCACACCACATCTCTCCAGCAATGCCCAGTGGGTCAGCCTGGGCAGGGGGCCGCCTGTGGAGCTGAAGTTGGACAGGCAGCAGGAGATTCAGGAGCACCTGTGTGCCCTCGTCCAGTGTGTCTCCGAGCTCAAGGAGGAGGTGCTGGCTTTGAAGAAAGCCCTCCCTCAGCTCCAGGACCTGGTGCAGGATGAGCTGCGTGGGCACCGCTCTGTCTCTGGACCCCGGACCCCTCGCCGGAGGAGAGTCCCTGGGAGCAgcaggggagagagggagagctcTGAGGAAGGCGAGAGCGAGGGAGG GTATGTGACTGCGCACACGGACACCGAAGATGATGAGGAGGTGCCAGCCCGCGCCGGAGGGGTGGCGGACAAGCTCAGCCTTCTCCTGAAGAGGGTGGATGGTCTTCACAAGGGCTCAGATGCAGAGAAAAAGGAGGGCTTCAGGGCCCTGGAGGACATGAAGGACGAG TTTGGAGGGAATGAGCAGTTTCTCTGGCGTCTGGCTCGGGCGTACAAGGACTGCCATGATATGGCCACTAGCCTCGAGGACAAGAAAGTTTATGCGGAGGCCG GAAAATCCATTGGAAGTGAAGCTGTCGCGGTGACACCGACATCTGCCGAATGTCACCAATG GTACGCCATAATGTGCGGACTCATGTCGGACTACGAATCCGTGCAGAACAGAATCAAGAATGGCTACCTCTTCAAG GATCACCTTGACAAAGCCATAGAGCTGAATCCTGAAGATCCCCTGTCCTACTATCTCCTGGGCCGCTGGTGCTACGCT GTGGCCCAGCTGTCTTGGATAGAGAGGAAAATAGCAGCTACATTGTTTGGAGAGCCTCCCAGTGCCACTGTCCATGACGCTTTGCGGAACTTCCTCAAG GTAGAGGAAATCCAACCTAAATACTCGAAGTTCAACTACGTATTTATAGCTAAG TGTTACAAGGACCTTGGACAGATGCAGGAGGCCAGAAGAATGTGTGAGGCTGCTTCTGCGCTGCGCATACTTTCCAAAGAG GATGAGGAAGCTCAGACGATGCTTGAGTCTCTCCACTCTTCAATCAGTTTCTGA